The region ATCGGTATTTTTGGAAACCGGTTATCCTGCGTATCATAGAATAGCGTTTGCCCATACACCAGCTTTTCCCCATATATCAACACTTCACCATCCCGTTCAAGATCAACGGTAAAAAAATCGTAATCCGCATTGTACTGCACCTCGAACGTGAACAACTCGTCGGCAATGGAGATATCGAACCGGTATGGAATCAGATCCTTCTCAATGTCGATGTATTCCATGGCTCACCTCACTTATTCCACTTACTGCCGGGCTTAAATTTGACCTGTTGAACCTTGTCTTTATCCTTGTCCTTCTCTTTATCCTTATCCTTGCCTTTACCAGTGCCTTCACCTTTGCCCTTAGTCTGCTTGGTGCCGCTGTTGACAATCGGCGCGGCCTGCGCCTTGATCGGCGGCGGTAGTGTATCGACGTAAGAGGCAGCCGCTACACGGACCTCCCGCAATTCCATACTAAAGGTCATACCGTCTGCCGTCGTGTAATCGGTCGCTGTTGAAAAGTCCGTAATCACGCCC is a window of Paenibacillus sp. FSL H3-0469 DNA encoding:
- a CDS encoding phage baseplate protein; translation: MALINGMYITVQSESPSFPVTVTEQPVEKGINLIDHVQAQARTLSLSGIIAGPKAAKTRADIISVKDKGQIVSYVGRNGFVGVITDFSTATDYTTADGMTFSMELREVRVAAASYVDTLPPPIKAQAAPIVNSGTKQTKGKGEGTGKGKDKDKEKDKDKDKVQQVKFKPGSKWNK